In Nostoc sp. KVJ3, the DNA window TCTTCATATTTTTTCCAGTCAGTTTGGTTTTCCAACATAAAAATTAATGAGATACACTATAAATATTTATTCAAGTAACCAAAGTTTTAATTCACAAAGCACTAAAAAAATTGGCGTGTAGCTAGTATCTTGATTGCAAAACACCGTTCTCAGTATAAACCGGATGAAAAAACTAACCCTTAAATTCATGACCCATATCATATATTACTGCCATTATTTATGTTTAGCTATTTATTTATAATACAAGTATCCATCATGTACTTTAATTTTTATTCCATCTTCAGTTTCAAGATTAACAGATACTATTTCTGGTTCGTGAGGTTCATCTCTGCTGAAAGACATCTCAATCTCTACTGAGATTTTTTTGTTTAGTTTGAAAACTTCTTCGGTATAGTCAAATATATAATATTTATCATCTTCTTTATCATAAGCAGTCATATCTGGATCAGGATAACTTACATCAGCAGAAAAGGAAATTTCTGCTATAACTGTAAAATGTAAAATCTCATCTTGAATTTCTACTAAATTCTCCTGGAGGAGATTAATATTGTTTACAGTAATCTTTTCAATCTCACCATCTACATCTACTAAATCAAATAGCTCTAGTTCTTCAAACTTATCAGTTATCTCATTTTTTATTTCTTCTCTATATTCTGTAAACCATTGGTGTGCAATTGAAGATATGTACTTATCTTCGGCATTAATCAAGTCAAATAATTCATCTAAAGTCGCAATTGAAATTAGATAATTACTTGCATCGCAAGCTGCTTTCATATCGCTGTCATTGCTAATAACGTACATATTTTTATTATTATCACAACACCATTTCTCCAATGCTGAGATTGTAAACGCATCTGGAAACTCAGATTTTTTCTTCGCTTCTCCGAATGGTGGTTGTTGATTAAAATATTTATCAAAAATTATTTCTACGGCTACATTCTTAGTAGGGATTATGTTAACAATATAATTAATTTCTGAAAATAGAGAAAGTTGTTTTGATTCTGTAAAATCTCTTAACTCTGCTTCGTAATGTTTCAGCACTAAATCTCTATCATAATTAAAAATGGGTTCAAAAGATGGTACTCCTCTGAGAATTTTAGCTTTAATCTTAAATTTATTGACTGATTCTGTAACTTCTTCGATTTGTTTTTTTAAGTTGGCTTTTATTTCGCGGATAGTAATGTCTGTTAAATGGAGTGTAATCTTCCCATTCACGTTAAACGTATACAGTTTTGATAAACGTCCTGATGAAAATTGAAAATTTGCATTAATAAATACTTCTGTATCTATAAAAACCTGGGATGTTTGTAATCTTTTATCCATTTGATTTTATACTTATTCTGAGTTAAATCAGCAGTTTATACTACAATCTGTCGTTTATTTTCCAATGACTGACTGAGGGTGAAATGAGCCAAGAAACATCTCTCAGGGTTCCTAGTTTCTGGGGTCAAATGAGCGCATACAGGTTAATTGGTACTTGGAACATGGCAAAAAATGTTGATGGATAGAATGCTTATGGGATCGCTAATAGCCCTGCAATGTCTTGGGGTCGCTCGACGCAAAGATCGTTACAAATCACCCCAATCAAAATTCAGGAAGCGTCGAGCATTTAACTTTGTATATTTTTCAGTGTGTTTGATATCGCGGTGTCCCAAAAAATCTTGAATCTCTCTAGTGTTATAACCTTGATTCACCAGATAGTAACCGCAAGCATGGCGCATCATGTGACAGTGAACTTTGATATCAAGCCCAGCCTGTGCCGCCAGTCGCCCAAGCAGCTTTCGCACCGCATCAGTGGACATCACCTCACCACGCTCGGAAACGAAAATATATTTGCTATCGGGCAACATCTCTCTGAGTTCTTTGAGCAAAGTTATTTCATCGTCTCTCAAGGGATGCACCCCTGAATCGCTGCCCTTTTCCCTGGTGATGAAAATCTGACGTTCGGCCCACATAAGTGCATCCCATCTTAAACCGCACTTAGCCCCTACAGCTTCCCCTACCCTCAGACCGTGGCGAAACATCATCAGCATCAGTGTATAATCACGGTGAGAATAACGAGCTTTGCGCTCAAGTGCGGCATCGAGGAGAGATCGCACCTCGCTTGGTGTAAGGTATTCTCTAGACCTATAATGCTTGTTAGGTAGACGAGTTGGGGGTGGCAGCCTCATTTATTCTCGCTGGTAGTGTCCGGTGTACGCGTTATATTATGGACAGTCTACTACGCCACGATCCCTATTCCGACGTTGAGAGTCGCGCTACTAAGAAGTTATTGCGAATATTTCTCAATTGATAAATACGTCCATCTTGGGCCAATGCAGAACTTGGCGCAGCGCCTTCTTATGATCGCGGTCGTTGTCTAAACCGTGACTGAAGATTAACTGTATCTCTGACTGCGTTAGAAAGAAAGCGCTGGTGTTGAGACAATTGGAACTTTTTACCGAAAGTCTACCAGCAAAAAATGCCCCTAACAAGCTAAGTAGGGGCAATTGTGTCATTGCAAAACGACCTCGAACTTACCGAGGTATCGTTTTCAACATACTAAGGGTCATCGTGCCAAAACGGGTTTTTTCAAGTGAAGGCGGAATTAAAACCAATCATCTTGATTAGCGTCCATACTCCGCAAAACCGAAAGAATATAATCTAACGATTTTTTCACAGACTTGAGCAAACGCACAGAATTACTGCGAGTAGGAAGGCTGTCTATTAACTGTGCAAATGCGTATTGAGCTTCAGACAAATGATGTAGTAGAAGATTCATATTAGGAGCCAGTAAGTTTTACTGTGCTGCTCTAATAGCACCAAAACAATCTTCTGTATCTTCTATTTATTATACACAGTATTTGACAAAAATTGTAAGATGATGTAGAAAATTTGAAAAATTTGAACAAATCCACTCGTGTAGCACAGGCGAACTGGAAGCAGCTCCCTCGATTAGGCGGTGGCAGGGATGGGCAACAGGTTTTTCGTGGGGTCAACTAGTTTTCGCAAGCCCGCCCCTGCCACTCCGCTGCGCCGCCTAATTGTCTTTCAGTTCTTAATCACTCTTGAAAAGAGCCTACGCTATATCTTACAGAAAATCATGAAGAAACTATCTTAAGCTTTGGTTTTAAAGAAGGCTGTACTCTAAAAGCTACAGAGTAAGCAGCTAGTAGTGTCATGCTACAACTGGCTTAAAAAGATAAAAAAAGATTTACAGCAATTATGCATACACACAAATGAATATTTTGTGCGATCATTGAAACGAAGCAGTATATACGTCATTAATACTCAGGGATAAAATATAAAAGAGGTGATTGGTGTGGCTTCTGTTAAAGAAAAAAGACTAAGTGAAACCTCAAATAATAATGTAGAAGAAATAATCAATGGATTAGAAAAGATTAAATGTGAACTTATAAAGGTAGTAGAAAAAGATTCATTAAATGGTCAAATAATTGATGAAATTAGAACTATTCAATGCATTGTTGATGAAGCAAGAAAAGCTGGGACAAACGGTGTAGAGCCTTTAACAGAGAGAGTTGACAAAGTTTTAGATGCTGTCAACCAAGCAATTATAAAAATAAGTGATTTTCATAAAAATTACACTCAATCATTACCAAATGCAATATTTGAAGACCTTAAATATATTTTAGGTAATTGTGAAGAAAAACTAAATAATTTTAGAGAAAAACTTGAGTTCATAAGGATATCTGTAGAAGATATTACAAAAATCTCTAAATTAGGAAGTAAACTTGACCAAAATAGTGATAAACATACTTTTCAAACTTGGGCTATTGCATTAGAAAAATTTGGAGAAGGATTAGAGGATTTCTTAAATATATATCCACAGTTCCAATTAAGTGAAATTGAAAAATCAGTTGGAGAGATTTTGCTTATTGCTGTATCTAAAAGTCGCAAAGAAAACAGAAAAGAAGGATATAGAAGAAGATTAAGATATGCCGCAAACTTCATCATAAATCTCATTGAATCTAAAAAAAGCTACTTATCACACGAGCAAGTCTACGAAATTTCCGAAGATCAAGATACACTGGTAAAAGAATTCATGATTCTCAGTGAATCAGCATTAAACGAAATTTGGCTCGCTCCAGAGGAAGATGAAGCTTGGAAAGATTTACTGGACACATAACTAAGGGAGATGTCATCGTAATACTTTTCCCTTTCACAGACGGGTCTGATGCTAAACCCAGACCCGTTTTAGTAATCGCAGAAGAAACAAGCAATCTCATTGTCTGTGCAATAACACATAACTCAGGAAGAGATGGAGAGATAAAGTTAGATAACGAAGACTTTCAAGAAGGTAAGCTAAGTGTTGTATCTTTTGTACGACCTAATATGCTACTTACCATTAGCAAAGCTACTGTTAAACGGAAAGTTGGATCAGTTAAGTATTCAAAGTTACAAGAAGTAATTACAGAATTAATAAGTATTATAAACAGACCTGCAAGTAAAGCTTTACCAGCTTCAAAAGCTTTAGAAAGACCAAAGTAAAAATAAAAAACTAAATTTTAATTTATTATTTTTGGAACTTCCCTAATTTTTTCTTTAATAGCACCTCCAGAATTAGCTTTTAATTTTAAAGCAGCTTCTAATAAAAAAACAATTTGAAGTTAGCGAAATTTGTACGCAATCGTTGACGGCTGGTGGCAGCACTGTACATTGCAGTGACTTCCGACTTCAACTTACAACTTCAGCAGCTAGTTGATGGAAGTTGGAAGCCAAGAGTTGGAAGTTAGCGGTTGATTAATTGCGATCGTGCTGTGACTGCGTTGATTTGTCAATAACACAATGTAAGCGACCGAAAACCCTAATCTCTCGTGAGCGAATCCAGCCGATTAACCAAGACTTATCAATCAGCACGACACAACGACTGCTACAACCCGCATCCCAGCGTTGGCTGATAAAACCTGCTTATGATTGCTACGATATTACCACTTGTAGGTATAATCTCTGCTCTGAAGCAACTACACCCTATAGGAGCAAAAGTATGGAGATAACTGCTGAGGAGTTGCGTAGAAGATGTGCTGCTGGGGAAAAGGATTTCGGAGGTATTATAGTTCGAGAAGGCGAAATTCTTGATGGTATTAACCTCAGGGGTGTGAATTTGAGAGGAGCCAGTTTCCATTCCGTCTCCTTGGTTGGAGCTGACTTGAGCCATGCCTTATTGAGTGGAGCGTACCTCTCCGAAGCTGTTTTGGACGGAGCCGATTTGCATGGAGCCGATTTGCATGGAACTGGTTTCTGGAAGGCTAGTCTTCGCAATTGCAATCTCTGCCGTGCCCAGTTGAATGGAGCTGACTTGGGAGTTACTAATTGTCGTGGTGCTAACCTGAGTGAGGCTGACCTGCGAGGAGCTAGGATGGATAATACTAGGTTGAAAGGTGCTAACCTGAGTCATGCCGATCTCAGAGGTGCTGAGGATGTTTACCTTGAAGGGGCCATTCTCCACAAAACCATCATGCCAGATGGAAGTATCCAGAGTAGTTGATGCTGATGTGAGTAGATTTTCAAAAATCGCTAATTCTGGAGCAACTAGAAGTTGTTAATTTTCTAATAATAAATGGCTATTTATTGGCGGCAAAATTATTGGTGTCTACCGGACACCATCTAGACAGGCATCATCGTGACAGTCCCTTTTGTAGTACTACTGTAGATATTTAGTAGTTTTTTGATGAAAGTGATTTGAAATTCACTCAAGTCATCAGTTTTAGCTCAAAAAAACTTTCGCAAAAATTTGGCGTACTGTGCGTCAAAAAATCATATTATTCTTTTCTCGGAGCATAATATCACTGCGACATTTAAAAATGCTGAAATTCTGGCATTTTCCATTGATTTGCCATTACTGTGCCATAATCCTGCCATTGGCGTGCCATAATTATGCCAGTTTTAACCCTAATTCTCAATAGTGATAATTAGTTGAGAAATGAATTTTCAAAATTCCATTAAGATGCCATTAAGATGCCATTGGCGTGCCATAAATCAGCCATAATGGGAGCCAATTTTTGATAATACATAAATTTGCCATAATTCTGCCATTGGGGTAAATTTTTAGTTCGTATGCGAAGTTTTTTTTAGACGAACTCTCTACCGCGCACCTCAATACGATAGTGGTCAACAATCTCCTAGATAAAAAGCCGACGCAAGTAAGATGCCTCATGTATCTCATAAGAACTTGTGGCTGTTCCTTGGCTTGACTGCCAAAAAACAAACACCTCTGAGCCGTCGTCCGAAACCTCCTCGACTACACCGTGCCACAAGTATTTCAAATCGTTAGTCGCGGCGGCGGCTACCGGATCACCTACTTTGAAAGTTACCTGGGATAAGATCGCTGATGGCGTTGGTTTTTCAGCAATATCCTTTTTTAGCTGGTGTATTTTCTTCTGGTAGTGCTTAGGTAACATATCCCAGATCAGCTTTTTAATATCTTCCGTCCTACCCTTCATCAGCCTCTCAATCCGATACCAATTGTTATTTGTCGCTGATTGGCATAAGGGAACTAAAAGCGCATGAGCCAAAATTTCTGTCGGTGAAAAACCAATTTCTAGAATATCTAGTGCTACTCTAATTTCTGCTAGCTGAATATCGGATTGTTGATGGATCAGTTCAGTTAACGAATGGATAAACTTTTTTTCCCGGTTTGGCAGATTCTTGAATCTACTGCCTAATTTGCGAATTTTCACTATCTGCTCAAGGATCTCGAACCGACATTCTGAAGGAATTTCCCGGTACTCCACCTCTAGATCAAATTCCTCTTTATTCTCCTGATTTGGGGTAATATCACTGCTAGAAATTAGTTGCCAAGTTACAGGTTTACTGCAATTGGGGCACGGTGTAGTTAAGAGGGTTTCAAAAGTTTCGCTCCGAGGATTCCAGACCACTTTGCTAGTGATTAAGGCCGACATCGGCTTGAAAACGTGATGGCAGTACCCACAATTGCGTACTCCTGGCGAATTCTTATCTACTGATTCTGGCTTGAGGCTCCAATGCCGATGTTGGTCAGGTGTACCCAGCCTATACCAATTGTCAGTCTGGTCAACTAAAATCGCATACTCCTTACCTGGCGATGGTCGCAGCGCACGCCCAAGCATTTGTAGCCACAAGCTAATTGAAGTTGTAGGTCTAGCACATTGCACCACATCAATGTCTGGGCAATCAAAGCCCTCGGTTAATATCCCACAGTTGCTTATGATCTGCGTTGAACCTGTTCTAAATCTTTCTAAAATCGCTTTACGTTCACCCGTGGGTGTTTCCCCATCGAGATGCTCCGCAGCTATGCCGAACATTTGAAACTGTTTGGCTATCGCCTGACTATGAGACACGTTAACTGCAAAGACAACGGTTTTTTTCCCAAAACAATAATCTTGCCAGCACTTCACTACATCTTCAGCTTTTATCTTGGTTGCAGCCCGTTCTAATTCTTTGATTGTAAAATCTCTACCCTTTGGGGTGAACAATCCCAGTTTGGCAAAACCCCCAATCATTTTGAATTTACACAAGTGTCCCTCAGCTATCAACTGCCCAGTTGTAGCACCAACAACCAGTTTTTCAAACAAGTCTTCAAAGCCATAACCATCAATTCTTTGGGGGGTTGCGGTCACTCCTAAAATTTGGGCATCTGGATACTGAGCAATCAATTGACGATAGCTGTTTGATGCCGCGTGGTGTGCTTCATCAATGATGATTAAATTAGCTTCGGGATATTTTTTCCGACGTGCCAAAGTTTGAATACTGCCAACTTGAATTGGTGCATCAACATTCGGTTTATATCCAGCTTTGATGATTCCTGGAATAATGCCGGTTGCTGCTGCCAGCTTCTCAGCAGCTTGGATAATTAGTTCTTCTCGGTGGGCTACGACTAACACTCCTTGGTTTTTACGAGTGAATTCGCTAGCCAGTGCAGCAAATAAAACTGTCTTGCCTGCGCCTGTTGGCATCACAGCTAATTGCTTGTGACTACCTTTGCGCCAGTTGGCTTCAATTTTCGCTTTACAAATCTCCTGATAGTCTCGCAGCTTCATAAGCTCAACTGAGTGCTTTAATGCTCTCCTTATCTACTTTATACTTCCCAAAAAAGGGAAATTTTCAGACCAACGCGTAAGCCAACCTCGAATGATGGACAAGTATCCGATCTCTGGATGCTCCCTTTAAGACTCATGAAAAATTAACAGGTTCATTCATTGGTGTTACCTCGCTTTAGTCCTTTAACTGTCTTGCGTTCAAGAGGTGTCAACAGGTTCCAAACAGCAGTTTTAAATTCATCCGTCCACTCTTCTATCAATTCATCAATCATTTCCCAAGACTCATCTTCAATGCTCTCCCTAATCAGTTCAGCATTAGCGATAACTTCATCCATTCCACCTGCATTCAGGGGGGTGTTACAGGTGTCACCATTCGGCTCTTGTTCCTGTTGAACATTAGTTTCTTGCTGTAACACCGCCGCATCACCTTGTGGATAGACTCCTGCTAAATCATCGATCGCTTGCTCCCCTGCCACTTTCATTGTCAATAAGCTGTTTGGCATAGCAATAAGCTCATCTGGCACAGCAGTTTCCACACCACCTAAATCTGCTGAAACGCTTTTAGAATCGTCATCGCACACCACCCACACCAATTTAGATTGATTCTCCTTATTCGCAGGTGAAACATTGGGGGGAGTGATTTGATTTTGGTCTGACGAGTCAGTGTTTAATTCAGTGTTTGAGTCAGTCTCTAATTTCGTATTTGATTTTTTTTCTGGAAAATTATCTAAACTGGTGTGGGTGGTGTGGAAGTCTTGATTTATAAGGCTTTCTTGGTGTGGGGGTTGGGGTGGATCTGCTGTGGAATTTTCACTTATTGCTATGGGTGTGTCAGTTATTGACAT includes these proteins:
- a CDS encoding PIN domain-containing protein; its protein translation is MDKRLQTSQVFIDTEVFINANFQFSSGRLSKLYTFNVNGKITLHLTDITIREIKANLKKQIEEVTESVNKFKIKAKILRGVPSFEPIFNYDRDLVLKHYEAELRDFTESKQLSLFSEINYIVNIIPTKNVAVEIIFDKYFNQQPPFGEAKKKSEFPDAFTISALEKWCCDNNKNMYVISNDSDMKAACDASNYLISIATLDELFDLINAEDKYISSIAHQWFTEYREEIKNEITDKFEELELFDLVDVDGEIEKITVNNINLLQENLVEIQDEILHFTVIAEISFSADVSYPDPDMTAYDKEDDKYYIFDYTEEVFKLNKKISVEIEMSFSRDEPHEPEIVSVNLETEDGIKIKVHDGYLYYK
- a CDS encoding tyrosine-type recombinase/integrase, translated to MRLPPPTRLPNKHYRSREYLTPSEVRSLLDAALERKARYSHRDYTLMLMMFRHGLRVGEAVGAKCGLRWDALMWAERQIFITREKGSDSGVHPLRDDEITLLKELREMLPDSKYIFVSERGEVMSTDAVRKLLGRLAAQAGLDIKVHCHMMRHACGYYLVNQGYNTREIQDFLGHRDIKHTEKYTKLNARRFLNFDWGDL
- a CDS encoding type II toxin-antitoxin system PemK/MazF family toxin, with protein sequence MERFTGHITKGDVIVILFPFTDGSDAKPRPVLVIAEETSNLIVCAITHNSGRDGEIKLDNEDFQEGKLSVVSFVRPNMLLTISKATVKRKVGSVKYSKLQEVITELISIINRPASKALPASKALERPK
- a CDS encoding pentapeptide repeat-containing protein; protein product: MSITQCKRPKTLISRERIQPINQDLSISTTQRLLQPASQRWLIKPAYDCYDITTCRYNLCSEATTPYRSKSMEITAEELRRRCAAGEKDFGGIIVREGEILDGINLRGVNLRGASFHSVSLVGADLSHALLSGAYLSEAVLDGADLHGADLHGTGFWKASLRNCNLCRAQLNGADLGVTNCRGANLSEADLRGARMDNTRLKGANLSHADLRGAEDVYLEGAILHKTIMPDGSIQSS
- a CDS encoding DEAD/DEAH box helicase; amino-acid sequence: MKLRDYQEICKAKIEANWRKGSHKQLAVMPTGAGKTVLFAALASEFTRKNQGVLVVAHREELIIQAAEKLAAATGIIPGIIKAGYKPNVDAPIQVGSIQTLARRKKYPEANLIIIDEAHHAASNSYRQLIAQYPDAQILGVTATPQRIDGYGFEDLFEKLVVGATTGQLIAEGHLCKFKMIGGFAKLGLFTPKGRDFTIKELERAATKIKAEDVVKCWQDYCFGKKTVVFAVNVSHSQAIAKQFQMFGIAAEHLDGETPTGERKAILERFRTGSTQIISNCGILTEGFDCPDIDVVQCARPTTSISLWLQMLGRALRPSPGKEYAILVDQTDNWYRLGTPDQHRHWSLKPESVDKNSPGVRNCGYCHHVFKPMSALITSKVVWNPRSETFETLLTTPCPNCSKPVTWQLISSSDITPNQENKEEFDLEVEYREIPSECRFEILEQIVKIRKLGSRFKNLPNREKKFIHSLTELIHQQSDIQLAEIRVALDILEIGFSPTEILAHALLVPLCQSATNNNWYRIERLMKGRTEDIKKLIWDMLPKHYQKKIHQLKKDIAEKPTPSAILSQVTFKVGDPVAAAATNDLKYLWHGVVEEVSDDGSEVFVFWQSSQGTATSSYEIHEASYLRRLFI